A window from bacterium encodes these proteins:
- a CDS encoding T9SS type A sorting domain-containing protein, which produces MLNVETSSYIDAPVFHSGSWTESHSLSWNNNRIGIAYVVADIGPFDVGYGWVYHEFDDSLNSLFNEFNLLGSTYNDPYNRAIGIPLPGDSLLYFSEFGFAGGDNFFLGLISDLWENSHYSFVRCGDSELLRAMYVTPHGRIIATFIDNSLKQLIPGNEHEVECSTFASLPTDWSPSWAFHPSFGFAALQVTPGALLLARIDTAGQEVQPVGVLYETDGPPFIVDADVTITDDGKVVAVWSEYTDWNEGPHSLKIAWTEWTTFLDTEDQSSPVIPTDLSLSSYPNPFNSTVTIKYDLPVSADVRLDVFDIQGRLAATLFNNFGRVFCAAHVF; this is translated from the coding sequence TTGCTGAATGTTGAAACCAGTAGCTACATTGATGCTCCGGTCTTCCATTCCGGAAGTTGGACTGAAAGCCATTCTTTGTCTTGGAACAACAACAGAATTGGAATAGCCTATGTAGTTGCAGATATCGGCCCATTTGACGTGGGTTATGGCTGGGTCTATCATGAATTCGATGACTCACTGAATTCATTGTTCAATGAGTTCAATCTACTTGGTTCCACTTACAACGATCCGTACAATCGAGCAATCGGAATTCCACTGCCCGGTGACAGTTTGCTATACTTTTCTGAGTTTGGATTTGCTGGCGGTGACAATTTCTTCCTCGGCCTGATTTCAGATCTTTGGGAAAATTCACACTACTCGTTTGTTCGCTGTGGAGACTCAGAGTTGCTACGCGCGATGTATGTTACGCCGCACGGTCGAATCATCGCGACATTTATAGACAACAGCCTGAAACAACTTATTCCCGGCAATGAACACGAAGTTGAGTGTAGTACGTTTGCATCTCTTCCCACGGATTGGTCGCCGAGTTGGGCCTTCCATCCCTCTTTCGGCTTCGCGGCTTTGCAAGTTACTCCCGGCGCGCTGCTGCTTGCTCGCATCGACACTGCGGGCCAAGAAGTCCAACCCGTCGGCGTGCTCTACGAAACGGATGGGCCGCCGTTTATCGTGGACGCAGATGTAACCATCACGGATGATGGTAAAGTCGTTGCCGTCTGGAGCGAGTACACCGATTGGAATGAAGGTCCGCACTCGCTCAAGATCGCATGGACGGAGTGGACAACCTTCCTCGACACTGAAGATCAATCTTCACCCGTCATCCCAACCGACCTTTCCTTATCCTCCTACCCGAACCCGTTTAACAGCACCGTAACCATCAAATATGACTTACCTGTAAGCGCGGATGTCCGATTGGATGTGTTCGACATACAAGGCCGCCTTGCGGCGACATTGTTTAATAACTTCGGGCGTGTATTTTGCGCGGCTCACGTCTTCTGA